A window of Sutcliffiella cohnii contains these coding sequences:
- a CDS encoding CAP domain-containing protein encodes MRNILTIIVIAICAALIIPFQSTFIDFEPKDEDLVAQELRSENELEEETISILPVHKDIQVMEGVGSWISKTDTELISSFGEPDRIDLSPYDYEWWVYNNSLENYVQFGVSEGVIVTAYVIGEEVQNDPFVIGTNYEEVKQKFAFESAINVDYDSGSYRFQLKDENLITRPLLKIGDVFVQLYFDSFEQTLSSIRFLDKETLIKQRPYELVYRGTLIDPESKTEEEWQLIEQGTALQIIDFTNILRERFQLSPVEWHEETAKVAYLHSKDMNNNDYFSHSSPTEGTLSERLTKGNVSFLLAGENIAAKYVDGVAAVEGWLNSEGHRNTLLNENFTHLGVGVYEKYYTQNFIQTWKQ; translated from the coding sequence TTGAGGAATATACTTACTATTATTGTTATCGCAATTTGTGCGGCATTAATAATACCATTTCAATCAACTTTTATAGATTTTGAACCTAAGGATGAAGACTTAGTTGCTCAAGAGTTAAGGAGCGAGAACGAATTAGAAGAAGAAACAATATCTATTCTACCCGTTCATAAAGATATTCAAGTTATGGAAGGGGTAGGAAGCTGGATTAGTAAAACTGACACCGAACTTATTTCTTCATTTGGGGAACCAGACCGTATTGATTTATCACCATATGATTACGAATGGTGGGTATATAATAATTCACTAGAAAATTATGTTCAATTTGGTGTAAGCGAAGGAGTCATCGTCACTGCATATGTAATTGGGGAAGAAGTACAAAATGACCCATTTGTTATAGGAACTAATTATGAAGAAGTAAAACAAAAATTTGCATTTGAATCGGCAATTAATGTTGACTATGATAGTGGATCGTACCGATTTCAATTAAAAGATGAAAACCTTATTACTCGTCCACTTTTAAAAATCGGGGATGTGTTCGTACAGCTTTATTTTGATTCATTTGAGCAAACGTTATCAAGCATACGATTTTTAGACAAGGAAACTTTAATAAAGCAGCGACCATATGAGTTAGTATACAGAGGAACATTAATTGACCCAGAATCAAAAACAGAAGAAGAATGGCAATTAATTGAACAAGGAACCGCATTACAAATTATCGACTTTACGAATATTCTTAGGGAGCGCTTCCAGTTAAGTCCTGTTGAGTGGCATGAGGAAACCGCAAAAGTAGCTTATTTACACAGTAAAGATATGAACAATAATGATTATTTTTCTCATTCCTCACCAACAGAAGGAACTCTTTCAGAAAGGCTAACGAAAGGTAATGTAAGCTTTTTATTAGCAGGGGAAAATATAGCAGCAAAATATGTAGACGGAGTAGCAGCAGTAGAAGGTTGGCTCAATAGTGAAGGGCATCGAAATACATTACTAAATGAAAATTTTACTCATCTCGGGGTAGGAGTTTATGAAAAATACTATACACAAAACTTTATTCAAACGTGGAAACAATAA
- a CDS encoding CBS domain-containing protein has product MQTVRDVMTTNVDVCTPLDNVYEVALKMKDLNVGAIPIVENNQLVGMITDRDLVVRGIAEKHPGSNSVTDVMSDHLITIDPNASLQEASTLMAEHQIRRLPVVENGQLIGIVSLGDLATNQYSDEQAGVALSEISEQDHQ; this is encoded by the coding sequence GTGCAAACAGTTAGAGATGTAATGACAACTAATGTAGACGTATGTACACCATTGGATAACGTATACGAAGTAGCGCTGAAAATGAAAGATCTTAATGTAGGTGCTATACCAATTGTTGAAAATAATCAATTAGTAGGAATGATTACTGACAGAGATTTAGTAGTTAGAGGTATCGCTGAGAAGCATCCTGGTTCCAATTCTGTTACAGACGTAATGAGCGACCATTTAATAACGATTGACCCTAATGCATCGTTACAGGAAGCGAGTACATTAATGGCGGAACATCAAATTCGTAGACTTCCGGTTGTAGAAAATGGGCAATTAATCGGAATTGTCTCGTTAGGAGACTTAGCTACAAATCAATATTCAGATGAGCAAGCAGGTGTTGCATTAAGTGAAATATCTGAACAAGATCATCAATAA
- the safA gene encoding SafA/ExsA family spore coat assembly protein translates to MKKILVSIFLSVFVLISVPSFAFGQGTDTYTVKSGDSLWKIAQRYQIGLSEIISANPQFSNPNLIYPGQRVTIPLIDSIKAIEREVIRLTNQERAKNGLPSLKEDWQLSRVARYKSADMRDQNYFSHNSPTYGSPFTMMRNFNIQYRTAAENIAAGQRTAQAVVQQWMNSPGHRANILKADVTYIGVGYAEGGSYGTYWTQMFISK, encoded by the coding sequence GTGAAAAAAATACTAGTTTCTATTTTTCTTTCTGTGTTTGTACTAATTAGTGTCCCGTCTTTTGCATTTGGACAAGGAACAGATACATATACAGTGAAAAGTGGGGATTCTCTTTGGAAAATTGCTCAACGATATCAAATCGGATTGTCAGAAATAATTTCTGCTAACCCACAATTTTCTAACCCAAATCTAATATATCCAGGTCAAAGGGTAACGATTCCGCTAATAGATAGTATAAAGGCAATTGAGCGAGAAGTTATTCGGTTAACAAATCAAGAGCGTGCCAAAAATGGTTTGCCTAGCTTAAAAGAAGATTGGCAATTATCAAGGGTAGCAAGATATAAATCAGCCGATATGCGAGATCAAAATTATTTTTCACATAATTCGCCAACGTATGGCTCTCCATTTACAATGATGCGAAACTTTAATATACAGTATAGAACTGCCGCGGAGAATATTGCAGCAGGGCAACGTACTGCTCAAGCTGTTGTTCAACAGTGGATGAATTCACCAGGACATCGAGCAAACATATTAAAGGCAGATGTAACTTACATCGGTGTTGGATATGCAGAAGGTGGTTCTTATGGGACGTATTGGACCCAAATGTTTATTTCTAAATAG
- a CDS encoding YugN family protein, with amino-acid sequence MRIENIGLESEVVELSRLAHVMEGLGFVLADQWDYERVTFDKKFESKGSTYYLRVQAYAIEGDVGGKHAIVKLLTPLLGKHYYPHGVEYGEGESFPANIVTTSKTLLSQLKEEIDKIK; translated from the coding sequence ATGAGAATTGAAAACATAGGATTAGAATCTGAAGTTGTTGAATTATCGCGACTTGCACATGTTATGGAAGGTTTAGGCTTTGTTCTAGCTGATCAATGGGATTACGAACGAGTAACCTTTGACAAAAAGTTCGAAAGTAAAGGGTCGACTTACTATTTACGAGTTCAAGCATATGCTATTGAAGGAGATGTTGGTGGTAAACATGCTATCGTAAAACTACTTACTCCTTTATTAGGAAAACACTATTACCCACACGGTGTGGAATATGGTGAAGGAGAAAGCTTCCCTGCCAACATCGTAACAACTAGTAAAACATTACTAAGCCAATTAAAAGAGGAAATCGATAAGATTAAATAA
- the ytvI gene encoding sporulation integral membrane protein YtvI translates to MTTQSIKRLILIILIVAVIITISYFILPVSVPLIIAFITALFLEPLVSLLQNKAKWKRSLSVLVIFLLFVMSIGVIGYFITTKVITEGIKIVENAPSYINEVNRVWRDMEQNITNASEDLPPELVNEISEQIDKFLYDLRINITDMVNIERIKSLFTDIPNYLISFIVYLIALFLFLLDMPKLKEGFYAHLKDSTAEKVKFMTSRLSYVVFGFFKAQFLVSIIIFFVTLIGLLFIAPDVALIMAFVVWIIDFIPIIGSIVIIGPWAIFQLITGNIGTGTQLAILAIVLLIIRRTVEPKVMGSHIGLSPLATLIAMYIGLKLIGILGFIVGPLVIIAFNSAKEAGIIKLNFKI, encoded by the coding sequence TTGACCACGCAATCTATAAAACGTTTAATTCTCATTATCCTAATTGTGGCTGTAATAATAACAATTAGCTATTTTATTTTACCTGTTTCTGTACCTTTAATTATTGCTTTTATTACTGCACTATTTTTAGAACCACTCGTCTCCCTATTACAAAATAAGGCGAAATGGAAAAGAAGTTTATCTGTCTTAGTTATTTTTCTTCTTTTTGTTATGTCTATCGGTGTTATCGGATACTTTATTACAACTAAAGTAATAACAGAAGGGATTAAAATTGTAGAAAATGCTCCCTCTTATATAAACGAGGTAAATCGGGTTTGGCGTGATATGGAACAAAATATAACAAACGCGTCTGAAGATTTGCCACCAGAATTAGTAAATGAAATTAGTGAACAAATTGACAAATTTCTTTACGATCTAAGAATTAATATTACTGACATGGTAAACATAGAGCGAATTAAAAGTTTGTTCACAGACATTCCAAATTATTTAATTAGTTTTATTGTATACTTAATTGCATTATTCCTGTTTTTACTAGATATGCCAAAATTAAAAGAAGGCTTCTATGCACATTTAAAGGATTCGACAGCTGAAAAAGTAAAATTTATGACTTCTCGTCTTTCTTATGTTGTGTTCGGATTTTTCAAGGCTCAATTTCTAGTAAGTATTATCATATTTTTTGTAACATTAATTGGATTGTTATTTATTGCTCCTGACGTCGCATTAATAATGGCATTTGTCGTATGGATTATAGACTTTATACCAATTATTGGATCTATTGTAATAATCGGGCCTTGGGCAATCTTCCAACTGATTACTGGGAATATCGGTACCGGTACACAGCTTGCAATTTTAGCAATCGTGCTGCTAATTATCCGTAGAACAGTTGAACCGAAAGTAATGGGTTCTCATATAGGGTTATCCCCTTTAGCTACTTTAATTGCAATGTACATCGGTTTAAAATTAATTGGTATTTTAGGGTTTATTGTTGGACCTCTTGTCATTATTGCTTTTAATTCAGCTAAAGAAGCTGGAATAATAAAATTGAATTTTAAAATATAG
- a CDS encoding DUF420 domain-containing protein, whose amino-acid sequence MDSYTIPILPTISTFFIVLSAIFVAIGWYLIAKKKVEAHKKSMTFAAIFAVIFFIIYSSRTVFVGNTSFGGPDDIKIYYTTFLLFHITLATIGAVLGIYTLWTGYKNNLKRHRKIGPITSIVWFITAITGVAVYLLLYVIYQGGETTSVIKAIFGF is encoded by the coding sequence ATGGATTCTTATACAATTCCAATATTACCTACAATTAGTACGTTTTTTATTGTGTTGAGCGCAATTTTTGTAGCGATTGGTTGGTATCTAATCGCAAAAAAGAAAGTAGAAGCACATAAAAAATCAATGACTTTTGCCGCTATTTTTGCTGTTATCTTTTTTATTATATACTCTAGTAGAACAGTGTTTGTTGGAAATACAAGTTTTGGTGGACCAGATGATATTAAAATATACTATACGACATTTTTACTGTTTCATATCACTCTAGCAACGATAGGGGCGGTTCTTGGTATATACACCCTATGGACAGGTTACAAAAACAACTTAAAACGTCACCGTAAAATTGGACCAATTACGAGTATTGTATGGTTTATAACTGCAATAACTGGTGTAGCAGTTTATTTACTACTCTATGTTATCTATCAAGGTGGAGAAACAACATCGGTTATTAAAGCGATATTTGGTTTTTAA
- the ctaG gene encoding cytochrome c oxidase assembly factor CtaG — protein sequence MLSNLEIFGFRALWSPYFMVSMIIVAILYIYVTGRGRERFEGSEPVSLKQKTFFLLGIALLYFFKGGPIDLLGHLMLSAHMAQMAFLYLIIPPLLILGTPVWLLKKFVNHKAIKPAFNFLTRPLIALISFNALFSFYHIPVIFDVVKTDVTLHTIYTILLFIASFMMWWPLVDPLPEGNKMSGIKKMGYIMADGVLLTPACALIIFADTPLYAAYSDMTAWMAALALCVPASTLAGLDLGGPELFNALPLLEDQQLGGIIMKIIQEIMYGSMLAYVFFQWARKERETDDLDMNPILEKN from the coding sequence TTGTTAAGCAACCTAGAAATTTTTGGTTTTCGAGCATTATGGAGTCCATATTTTATGGTTTCTATGATTATCGTTGCAATACTGTATATTTATGTTACTGGACGAGGAAGAGAAAGATTTGAAGGATCTGAACCTGTTTCTTTAAAGCAGAAAACATTCTTTTTACTTGGTATTGCTTTATTATACTTCTTTAAAGGCGGCCCGATAGACTTATTAGGTCATTTAATGTTAAGTGCGCATATGGCACAAATGGCTTTTTTATACTTAATCATTCCTCCGCTTTTAATTTTAGGTACTCCTGTTTGGTTATTAAAAAAATTCGTTAATCATAAAGCGATTAAACCAGCATTCAATTTCTTAACTAGACCGTTAATTGCTTTAATTTCTTTTAATGCTTTATTTTCTTTTTATCACATTCCTGTAATTTTTGATGTTGTAAAGACCGATGTTACTTTACATACGATCTATACGATATTATTGTTTATTGCTTCATTTATGATGTGGTGGCCACTAGTAGATCCACTACCAGAAGGAAATAAGATGTCTGGAATTAAGAAAATGGGCTACATTATGGCTGATGGTGTACTATTAACTCCAGCATGTGCATTAATTATTTTTGCTGATACACCATTATATGCAGCTTATTCTGATATGACTGCTTGGATGGCAGCATTAGCCTTATGTGTTCCAGCAAGCACGTTAGCAGGTTTAGACCTTGGAGGTCCCGAATTGTTTAATGCTTTACCATTATTGGAGGACCAACAATTAGGTGGTATTATTATGAAAATAATACAAGAAATTATGTACGGTAGTATGTTAGCGTACGTATTCTTCCAATGGGCAAGAAAAGAACGTGAAACAGATGATCTTGATATGAACCCCATTTTGGAAAAGAATTAA
- the ctaF gene encoding cytochrome c oxidase subunit IVB, whose protein sequence is MANQTSNSVNPKVDLAYRRKKNAEEMKHQVISFVLMIFLTIIAFVAVGADMSPLFIVPVIILLAVIQCIFQLYYFMHMNHKGHEVPALFLYSGLTVALVTILAFVTIIWW, encoded by the coding sequence ATGGCGAATCAAACATCAAATTCAGTTAACCCGAAGGTAGATTTAGCTTATCGTCGTAAGAAAAATGCAGAAGAAATGAAACATCAAGTAATTTCATTCGTGCTAATGATCTTTTTAACGATTATTGCATTCGTAGCAGTGGGAGCGGACATGTCTCCGCTATTCATTGTACCTGTTATCATATTGTTAGCCGTAATACAATGTATTTTCCAACTTTACTACTTTATGCATATGAATCATAAAGGTCATGAAGTACCAGCATTATTTCTATACTCCGGCTTAACAGTTGCATTAGTAACTATTTTAGCCTTCGTAACAATTATTTGGTGGTAA
- a CDS encoding cytochrome (ubi)quinol oxidase subunit III has protein sequence MHTEEKLTAETFPDSPEKATLEGKNKFLGFWLFLGGETVLFASLFATYLALKDSTAGTKPGAEIFDLGLVFAATMILLTSSLTSVYAMYHMKNFNFRKMQLWMFITWLLGLSFLILEIYEFMHYIHLGHTFTSSAFGSAFYTLVGTHGAHVCFGLLWIGTLLIRYSKGGLNLYNAPKFYVASLYWHFIDVVWLFIFTVVYLMGLVG, from the coding sequence ATGCATACTGAGGAAAAACTTACTGCTGAAACTTTCCCAGATTCGCCTGAAAAAGCAACCCTTGAAGGGAAAAATAAATTTTTAGGTTTTTGGCTCTTCCTAGGAGGAGAAACAGTATTATTTGCATCCCTGTTTGCAACTTACTTAGCATTAAAAGATTCAACTGCGGGTACTAAGCCTGGTGCAGAAATTTTCGATCTAGGATTAGTTTTTGCGGCAACGATGATCCTTTTAACAAGCTCGTTAACAAGCGTATACGCTATGTATCACATGAAAAACTTCAACTTTAGAAAAATGCAACTATGGATGTTCATTACTTGGCTACTAGGATTATCATTCTTAATTCTTGAGATTTATGAGTTCATGCACTATATTCATTTAGGGCATACTTTTACAAGTAGTGCGTTTGGTTCAGCTTTCTATACGTTAGTTGGAACACATGGTGCTCACGTATGTTTCGGATTACTCTGGATTGGTACATTATTAATCCGTTACTCCAAAGGCGGTCTTAATTTATACAACGCACCGAAGTTTTATGTAGCTTCTTTATACTGGCACTTCATTGACGTTGTATGGTTATTTATCTTTACAGTAGTATACTTAATGGGATTGGTGGGATAA
- the ctaD gene encoding cytochrome c oxidase subunit I, with product MSTMAQKKGFGATVWDYLTTVDHKKIAIMYLIAGGFFFLVGGLEAMFIRVQLLKPESGFLEAGLYNEILTMHGTTMIFLAAMPLIFAFMNAVVPLQIGARDVAFPFLNSLGFWLFFFGGVFLNLSWFMGGAPDAGWTSYASLSLASEGHGVDFYVLGLQISGIGTLIAGINFLVTIINMRAPGMTYMRMPLFTWSTFVASALILFAFPALTVGLLLLMFDRMFGSAFFDPALGGNTIIWEHLFWIFGHPEVYILILPAFGIFSEIFATFSKKRLFGYSSMVFATVLIGFLGFMVWAHHMFTTGLGPIANSIFAVATMAIAVPTGIKIFNWLFTMWGGQIKVNTAMLWAIAFIPSFVMGGVTGIMLGSAAADYQYHDTYFVVAHFHYVIVGGVVFALFAATHYWWPKMFGKVLDETLGKITFWLFFIGFHLTFFIQHFLGLMGMPRRIYTFLPGQGFELGNFISTVGAFFMAAGTIVLLVNIVKTSFSKQSVSGDVWGDGRTLEWATASPPLEYNFKQTPLVRGLDPLWVEKMAGKKEMTPAEPVGDIHMPNGSIIPFIISLGLFIAAFGAMYNQEHTWGIPVLIIGLVITFGSMFFRSVIEDHGYHIHKEDIINDDDKGVGA from the coding sequence GTGAGTACTATGGCTCAGAAAAAAGGTTTTGGCGCAACTGTTTGGGACTACTTAACAACGGTAGATCATAAAAAGATTGCGATTATGTACTTAATTGCCGGTGGGTTCTTTTTCCTTGTCGGTGGTTTAGAAGCAATGTTTATACGTGTTCAGTTATTAAAACCGGAAAGTGGTTTTCTAGAGGCTGGTCTGTATAACGAAATTTTAACAATGCATGGAACTACGATGATTTTCTTAGCAGCAATGCCGTTAATCTTTGCATTTATGAATGCTGTTGTTCCGTTACAAATTGGTGCACGCGATGTTGCGTTCCCGTTTCTTAACTCTCTAGGTTTTTGGTTATTTTTCTTTGGAGGAGTTTTCTTAAACTTAAGTTGGTTTATGGGTGGAGCACCTGATGCAGGGTGGACTTCATATGCATCCTTATCACTTGCTTCAGAGGGACATGGAGTTGACTTCTATGTTCTAGGACTACAGATTTCAGGTATAGGTACGCTAATTGCAGGGATTAACTTCCTTGTAACGATTATTAATATGCGTGCTCCAGGGATGACTTACATGCGTATGCCATTATTTACTTGGTCTACATTTGTAGCATCTGCGTTAATTTTATTTGCTTTCCCAGCATTAACAGTTGGTTTATTATTATTAATGTTTGACCGTATGTTCGGGTCTGCATTCTTTGATCCAGCCCTAGGTGGTAACACTATTATTTGGGAGCACTTATTCTGGATTTTCGGACACCCGGAAGTTTACATTTTAATTTTACCAGCATTCGGTATTTTCTCAGAGATTTTTGCAACATTCTCTAAAAAGCGTTTGTTTGGATATTCATCTATGGTATTTGCAACTGTTTTAATCGGATTTTTAGGATTCATGGTATGGGCTCACCATATGTTCACAACTGGTCTTGGACCGATTGCAAACTCTATTTTTGCTGTTGCTACAATGGCAATTGCAGTACCAACTGGTATTAAGATTTTCAACTGGCTATTTACGATGTGGGGTGGCCAAATAAAAGTAAATACAGCGATGCTTTGGGCTATTGCGTTTATTCCATCATTCGTAATGGGTGGAGTTACAGGGATAATGTTAGGTTCAGCAGCAGCTGACTATCAGTATCATGATACGTATTTCGTAGTTGCTCACTTCCACTATGTAATCGTTGGTGGGGTAGTATTTGCTTTATTCGCAGCTACTCACTACTGGTGGCCAAAAATGTTTGGTAAAGTTTTAGATGAAACATTAGGAAAAATCACTTTCTGGTTATTCTTTATTGGTTTCCATTTAACATTCTTTATCCAACATTTCTTAGGATTAATGGGTATGCCTCGTCGTATCTATACGTTCTTACCAGGTCAAGGATTTGAACTAGGAAACTTTATTAGTACTGTAGGTGCATTCTTTATGGCTGCAGGTACTATTGTATTACTTGTTAACATCGTGAAAACATCATTTAGCAAACAAAGTGTATCTGGCGATGTTTGGGGCGACGGTCGTACGTTAGAATGGGCTACTGCTTCACCACCGTTAGAGTACAACTTTAAACAAACTCCGCTTGTACGTGGCTTAGATCCACTATGGGTAGAAAAAATGGCTGGTAAAAAAGAAATGACACCTGCAGAACCTGTTGGTGACATTCATATGCCAAACGGATCAATTATTCCGTTCATTATTTCTCTTGGTTTATTTATCGCTGCATTTGGTGCGATGTATAATCAAGAGCATACGTGGGGTATTCCTGTATTAATCATTGGTCTAGTTATTACGTTTGGTTCGATGTTCTTCCGTTCAGTAATTGAAGACCATGGATACCATATTCATAAAGAAGATATTATCAATGATGATGATAAGGGGGTTGGGGCATAA
- the coxB gene encoding cytochrome c oxidase subunit II gives MKRWLPNLRVFSLFSVLALFLAGCGKPYLSALQPVGEVADMQMSLILLSTAIMTIVVVVVSIIFVYVVVKFRKRKGDEDFIPKQVEGSHKLEVIWTVIPILLLLILAVPTVSYTFKLADVEAMHNEEEDVLVVDVTAHLYWWEFEYPGYGVVTSQDLVVPTDERIYFNLIASDVKHSFWVPSAGGKLDTNTDNVNSFWLSFDSKRAEEAGNLFYGKCAELCGPSHALMDFKVQTVSRAEFDQWIEKMQNVEHTPTTDLAQAGEEIFAQSCIGCHAISGDASSIAPNLANFGDRSRIAGILEHTPEKLRLWLEDPDSVKPANKMTGTYGELNPDELDALVEYLMDLKLE, from the coding sequence ATGAAAAGATGGCTACCGAATTTGCGCGTATTTTCACTGTTCAGTGTACTAGCGCTGTTTTTAGCAGGATGTGGTAAACCATACTTATCTGCACTTCAGCCAGTTGGTGAAGTAGCAGATATGCAAATGTCACTAATTTTACTAAGTACTGCGATTATGACAATTGTTGTGGTTGTTGTTTCCATTATCTTCGTATACGTTGTTGTAAAATTCCGTAAACGCAAAGGTGATGAGGACTTTATTCCGAAACAAGTGGAAGGAAGCCACAAACTAGAAGTTATTTGGACTGTTATTCCTATTTTACTATTGTTAATTTTGGCAGTTCCAACTGTATCTTACACGTTTAAATTAGCTGATGTAGAAGCTATGCATAACGAGGAAGAAGATGTATTAGTTGTCGATGTTACGGCACACCTATATTGGTGGGAATTTGAATATCCAGGTTACGGAGTTGTAACTTCTCAAGACTTGGTAGTTCCTACTGATGAAAGAATCTATTTTAACTTAATAGCTAGTGATGTTAAACATTCATTCTGGGTTCCATCAGCAGGTGGAAAGCTTGATACGAATACGGATAACGTTAATAGCTTTTGGTTATCATTTGATTCAAAGCGTGCAGAAGAAGCAGGCAATTTATTCTATGGAAAATGTGCTGAGTTATGTGGACCGTCACATGCTCTAATGGACTTTAAAGTTCAAACAGTTTCACGTGCTGAGTTCGATCAATGGATTGAAAAAATGCAAAACGTAGAACACACTCCAACAACTGACCTTGCTCAAGCAGGAGAAGAAATCTTTGCACAAAGCTGTATCGGTTGTCACGCAATCTCTGGTGATGCTTCAAGTATTGCACCTAACTTAGCAAACTTTGGTGACCGTAGTCGTATTGCGGGTATTTTAGAGCATACTCCAGAAAAACTTCGCTTATGGTTAGAAGATCCAGATTCTGTGAAACCAGCGAACAAAATGACAGGTACATATGGAGAATTAAATCCAGATGAACTAGATGCTCTTGTCGAGTATTTAATGGACTTAAAATTAGAATAA
- the cyoE gene encoding heme o synthase has translation MANLRTVDPASENIAESRPQKSVQASAWSDFLSLIKIGIVNSNFITTFTGLWLALYFTNSGFLNNINIVLLTMIGSSLVIAGSCSLNNYIDRDIDHLMNRTMDRPTVSGRMNPKWALYVGLLLTLVGTILLALTTITAAVIGLIGVFSYVVLYSLWSKRTSTLNTVVGSVSGAVPPLIGWAAVDPSLSLQAWMLFFILFIWQIPHFLAIAIRRCEEYRNAGIPMLPVVHGFSVTRRQMVIWTLCLIPLPFYLYDLGIVFLTIATLLNVGWVALGFAGYKMKNEMKWATLMFIYSLNYLTIMYVSMIVVTIF, from the coding sequence ATGGCGAATTTGAGGACTGTTGATCCAGCGTCAGAAAATATAGCCGAAAGTCGTCCTCAAAAGAGTGTTCAAGCTAGTGCTTGGAGTGATTTCTTATCATTAATTAAGATAGGAATCGTAAATTCAAACTTTATTACGACATTTACAGGGCTTTGGTTAGCACTATATTTTACAAATAGTGGTTTCCTTAACAATATAAATATTGTATTATTAACGATGATTGGTTCTTCGTTAGTAATTGCCGGTTCTTGTAGTTTAAATAACTATATCGACCGTGATATTGACCATTTAATGAATAGAACAATGGATCGTCCAACTGTGTCTGGAAGAATGAATCCTAAATGGGCACTTTACGTCGGGTTATTATTAACTCTTGTAGGAACTATTCTATTAGCATTAACGACTATTACAGCTGCTGTAATTGGATTAATAGGTGTTTTCTCTTACGTAGTACTATATTCATTATGGTCTAAGAGAACAAGTACATTAAATACAGTAGTTGGAAGTGTCTCGGGTGCTGTACCTCCATTAATTGGGTGGGCCGCAGTTGATCCAAGCCTTTCGCTGCAAGCGTGGATGTTATTCTTTATCCTATTTATATGGCAAATTCCGCATTTTCTAGCAATTGCGATTCGTAGATGTGAAGAATATCGTAATGCTGGGATTCCGATGCTACCAGTAGTACACGGTTTCTCCGTAACAAGAAGACAGATGGTTATATGGACGTTATGTTTAATACCGCTACCATTTTACTTGTACGACTTAGGTATTGTGTTTTTAACAATAGCAACATTATTAAATGTAGGTTGGGTTGCACTAGGATTTGCTGGATATAAGATGAAGAATGAGATGAAATGGGCAACACTAATGTTTATCTATTCTTTAAATTACTTAACTATTATGTATGTGTCTATGATAGTAGTCACTATTTTTTAA